The following are encoded together in the Xanthobacter autotrophicus Py2 genome:
- a CDS encoding 20S proteasome A and B subunits (PFAM: 20S proteasome A and B subunits~KEGG: bbt:BBta_5276 hypothetical protein) encodes MTYCCGVLVRDGLVLIADTRTNAGLDNISTFRKLHIFEEPGHHVLGLATAGNLSVSQSVVSLLREGVEDHEAGERHQLRDCRTMFQAAQLVGTAIRQVHKVNGELMEQSGISFEVSFLLGGQILGDCLRLYMVYSAGNFIECTPDTPFLQIGEHKYGKPVLDRAVTYEMEISDALKSSLISMDSTMRSNLGVGLPIDVMVVSPDTLRSELLYRVEPGEPYFHDLRERWSAALRSAHASIPRPPYLKDVRTRRLTEV; translated from the coding sequence ATGACGTATTGCTGTGGGGTCCTGGTGCGGGACGGCCTTGTTCTGATTGCCGATACCCGGACCAATGCCGGCCTCGACAACATTTCCACCTTCCGCAAGCTCCACATCTTCGAGGAGCCGGGACACCATGTGCTCGGCCTCGCCACCGCCGGCAACCTGTCGGTCTCCCAGTCGGTGGTGAGCCTGCTGCGCGAGGGCGTCGAGGATCACGAGGCGGGCGAGCGCCACCAGTTGCGTGATTGCCGCACCATGTTCCAGGCCGCCCAGTTGGTGGGCACCGCCATCCGACAGGTGCACAAGGTCAATGGCGAGCTGATGGAGCAGAGCGGCATCAGCTTCGAGGTGTCGTTCCTGCTCGGCGGCCAGATCCTCGGTGACTGCCTGCGCCTCTACATGGTCTATTCGGCTGGCAATTTCATCGAATGTACGCCGGACACGCCGTTCCTCCAGATCGGCGAGCACAAATACGGCAAGCCGGTGCTCGACCGTGCCGTGACCTATGAGATGGAAATCTCCGACGCGCTGAAATCCAGCCTCATCTCCATGGATTCCACCATGCGCTCCAACCTCGGCGTGGGCCTGCCCATCGACGTGATGGTGGTGTCGCCGGATACGCTGCGCTCCGAGCTGCTCTACCGCGTCGAGCCGGGGGAGCCCTATTTCCACGACCTGCGCGAGCGCTGGTCGGCGGCGCTGCGCTCCGCCCACGCTTCCATCCCGCGCCCGCCCTATCTGAAGGATGTGCGCACCCGCCGCCTCACGGAGGTGTGA
- a CDS encoding Endoribonuclease L-PSP (PFAM: Endoribonuclease L-PSP~KEGG: bra:BRADO4525 putative endoribonuclease L-PSP (protein synthesis inhibitor)), producing the protein MTSPIDAKLAELGITLPTPTPPLANYVPVVRTGNLLFISGQVSIDGAGKIVTGKLGAGVEIEAGREAAKLCAINILAQVKAAIGDLDKVVRVVKLVAFVNSAPDFLDQPKVVNGCSDFFVEVLGDKGRHARSAVGVAALPLDAAVEVDAIVEVV; encoded by the coding sequence ATGACCTCGCCCATCGACGCCAAGCTGGCGGAACTCGGAATCACCCTGCCGACGCCGACGCCACCGCTCGCCAATTATGTCCCCGTGGTGCGCACCGGCAACCTGCTGTTCATCTCCGGCCAGGTTTCCATCGACGGCGCCGGCAAGATCGTGACCGGAAAGCTCGGCGCGGGTGTGGAGATCGAGGCCGGCCGCGAGGCCGCGAAGCTGTGCGCCATCAACATCCTGGCCCAGGTGAAGGCCGCCATCGGCGACCTCGACAAGGTGGTGCGGGTGGTCAAGCTCGTCGCCTTCGTGAACTCCGCACCCGATTTCCTGGACCAGCCCAAGGTGGTGAACGGCTGCTCCGACTTCTTCGTGGAAGTGCTCGGCGACAAGGGCCGCCACGCCCGCTCCGCCGTGGGCGTCGCCGCCCTGCCGTTGGACGCAGCAGTGGAAGTGGACGCCATCGTGGAAGTGGTGTGA
- a CDS encoding peptidyl-prolyl cis-trans isomerase cyclophilin type (PFAM: peptidyl-prolyl cis-trans isomerase cyclophilin type~KEGG: rpd:RPD_2599 peptidyl-prolyl cis-trans isomerase, cyclophilin type) — MTRLLGRFLAAALLAFAVALPAAAQTKPDPQNTLFLDTPYGRVVIQLRPDLAPKHVERMKTLTREGFYNNVPFHRVIDGFMAQTGDGQYGNGTGGSKYPNLPAEFSSVPFKRGVVGMARASSPDSANSQFFIMFDETPSLNNQYTVVGQVVSGMEFVDKIKKGSGAGGVVSGPDRIVKMQVAADAK, encoded by the coding sequence ATGACGCGTCTTTTGGGCCGCTTCCTCGCCGCAGCCCTGCTCGCCTTCGCCGTCGCGCTGCCGGCGGCCGCGCAGACGAAGCCCGATCCGCAGAACACCCTCTTTCTCGACACGCCCTATGGCCGCGTGGTGATCCAGCTGCGGCCGGACCTTGCGCCCAAACATGTGGAGCGCATGAAGACCCTGACCCGCGAGGGCTTCTACAACAACGTGCCGTTCCACCGCGTCATCGACGGCTTCATGGCCCAGACCGGCGACGGCCAGTACGGCAACGGCACCGGCGGCTCCAAATATCCCAACCTGCCGGCGGAATTCTCCTCGGTGCCGTTCAAGCGCGGCGTGGTGGGCATGGCGCGGGCCTCCTCGCCCGACAGCGCCAACTCGCAGTTCTTCATCATGTTCGACGAGACCCCCAGCCTGAACAACCAGTACACCGTGGTGGGCCAGGTGGTGTCGGGCATGGAGTTCGTGGACAAGATCAAGAAGGGCTCGGGCGCGGGTGGCGTGGTGTCCGGCCCCGACCGCATCGTGAAGATGCAGGTGGCGGCGGACGCCAAGTGA
- a CDS encoding conserved hypothetical protein (KEGG: rpe:RPE_1493 hypothetical protein): MSADAGGAAYACFPRLGGAGVRLQLTPPVLEFTVGPKEGRLALADITAVTLRFLPAKFANPSFEIELSGRDGTRLKTGSASRISLTGVRDQGADYAAFVRALHGALAAAGSRASFIGGYAPWRFALMVAVGLAALAGLATVLGFALREQQWSVALFLAAMGAFVVWPTAQMIWRNRPVRYTPDAIPSHLLPA; this comes from the coding sequence GTGAGCGCGGATGCAGGAGGCGCCGCCTATGCCTGCTTTCCCCGCCTCGGCGGCGCCGGCGTGCGGCTCCAGCTCACGCCTCCGGTGCTGGAGTTCACAGTGGGCCCCAAGGAGGGGCGCCTCGCGCTGGCGGATATCACGGCCGTGACCCTGCGCTTCCTGCCGGCCAAGTTCGCGAACCCGAGCTTCGAGATCGAGCTGTCGGGCCGCGACGGCACGAGGTTGAAGACGGGCTCCGCCTCGCGCATCTCGCTCACCGGCGTGCGCGACCAGGGGGCGGACTATGCCGCCTTCGTCCGGGCGCTGCATGGTGCGCTCGCGGCGGCGGGAAGCCGCGCCAGCTTCATCGGCGGCTATGCGCCGTGGCGGTTCGCCCTGATGGTGGCGGTGGGCCTGGCGGCGCTGGCAGGGCTCGCCACGGTGCTTGGCTTCGCGCTCAGGGAGCAGCAATGGAGCGTGGCGCTGTTTCTCGCCGCCATGGGGGCGTTCGTGGTCTGGCCCACGGCCCAGATGATCTGGCGCAACCGGCCGGTGCGCTACACGCCGGATGCCATCCCGTCGCACCTATTGCCGGCGTGA
- a CDS encoding peptidyl-prolyl cis-trans isomerase cyclophilin type (PFAM: peptidyl-prolyl cis-trans isomerase cyclophilin type~KEGG: nwi:Nwi_1797 peptidyl-prolyl cis-trans isomerase, cyclophilin type) — MSDEVLVLETTKGPVTIAFRPDLAPGHVARIKELVSTGFYDGVPFHRVIDGFMAQTGDPTGTGMGGSGKKLKAEFNRQPHVRGTCSMARAQNPDSGDSQFFICFGDARFLDGQYTVWGEVVSGMENVDQIKRGEPVKDPDKIVSAKLAPKAA; from the coding sequence ATGAGTGACGAAGTTCTGGTTCTGGAGACCACCAAGGGTCCGGTGACCATCGCGTTCCGCCCGGACCTCGCTCCCGGCCACGTGGCCCGCATCAAGGAGCTGGTGTCCACCGGCTTTTATGACGGCGTACCGTTCCATCGCGTCATCGACGGCTTCATGGCCCAGACCGGCGATCCCACCGGCACCGGCATGGGCGGCTCGGGCAAGAAGCTGAAGGCCGAGTTCAACCGCCAGCCCCACGTGCGCGGCACCTGCTCCATGGCGCGCGCGCAGAACCCCGATTCCGGCGACAGCCAGTTCTTCATCTGCTTTGGCGACGCCCGCTTCCTCGACGGCCAGTACACCGTGTGGGGCGAGGTGGTCTCGGGCATGGAGAATGTGGACCAGATCAAGCGCGGCGAGCCGGTGAAGGATCCCGACAAGATCGTCTCCGCCAAGCTCGCCCCCAAGGCGGCGTGA
- a CDS encoding protein of unknown function DUF482 (PFAM: protein of unknown function DUF482~KEGG: sme:SMc02105 hypothetical protein) gives MPDAHIRILPALTEIKPADWDACAAGGAARPEPFLSHAFLSALESSGCAAARTGWLPQHLVIDGPDGTPSAVMPAYLKSHSRGEYVFDQGWADAYSRAGGDYYPKVQVSVPFTPVTGRRLLLKDPEDPVGRPALTAGLKELVRLRGASSAHVTFATQGEWEGLSQLGFLPRTDRQFHWTNAGYATYDDFLAELASRKRKALKKERREALADGITIEWLTGAGLTDEALDAFFMFYLDTGGRKWGTPYLNRELFSLLAERMPQDILLVMARRDGRYIAGALNFIGAETLYGRYWGAVEQHPFLHFEVCYHQAIDFAIARGLKVVEAGAQGEHKLARGYLPVTTYSAHYIVHPGLRTAVAQYLDRERAYVEEDAAVLTELGPFRRCREEEHD, from the coding sequence ATGCCCGACGCCCACATTCGCATCCTGCCAGCCCTTACCGAGATCAAGCCGGCCGACTGGGACGCCTGCGCCGCAGGCGGCGCGGCGCGACCGGAGCCATTCCTGTCCCACGCCTTCCTCTCGGCGCTGGAAAGCTCGGGCTGCGCCGCCGCCCGCACCGGCTGGTTGCCCCAGCATCTGGTGATCGACGGGCCGGACGGCACCCCCTCTGCGGTGATGCCGGCCTATCTGAAATCCCATTCGCGCGGCGAATATGTCTTCGACCAGGGCTGGGCCGACGCCTACAGCCGCGCCGGCGGCGACTATTACCCCAAGGTTCAGGTCTCGGTGCCGTTCACGCCGGTGACCGGCCGCCGCCTGCTGCTGAAGGACCCTGAAGACCCGGTGGGCCGGCCCGCCCTCACCGCCGGGCTCAAGGAGCTGGTACGCCTGCGCGGGGCATCCTCCGCCCATGTCACCTTCGCCACCCAGGGGGAGTGGGAGGGCCTGTCGCAGCTTGGCTTCCTGCCGCGCACCGACCGCCAGTTCCACTGGACCAATGCCGGCTACGCCACCTACGACGATTTCCTGGCCGAGCTTGCGTCCCGAAAGCGCAAGGCGCTGAAGAAGGAGCGGCGCGAGGCGCTGGCCGACGGCATCACCATCGAGTGGCTGACCGGCGCGGGACTGACCGACGAGGCGCTGGACGCCTTCTTCATGTTCTATCTGGATACCGGCGGCCGCAAGTGGGGCACGCCCTATCTCAACCGCGAGCTGTTCTCCCTGCTGGCCGAGCGCATGCCGCAGGACATCCTGCTGGTAATGGCACGTCGCGACGGGCGCTACATCGCCGGGGCGCTCAACTTCATCGGTGCCGAGACGCTCTATGGGCGCTATTGGGGAGCGGTGGAGCAGCACCCCTTCCTGCATTTCGAGGTCTGCTACCATCAGGCCATCGACTTCGCCATCGCCCGCGGGCTCAAGGTGGTGGAGGCCGGGGCCCAGGGCGAGCACAAGCTGGCGCGCGGCTATCTGCCGGTGACCACCTATTCCGCCCACTACATCGTCCATCCCGGCCTGAGGACCGCGGTGGCGCAATATCTCGACCGCGAGCGCGCCTATGTGGAGGAGGATGCCGCCGTCCTCACCGAACTCGGCCCCTTCCGCCGCTGCCGGGAGGAAGAGCACGACTGA
- a CDS encoding glycerophosphoryl diester phosphodiesterase (PFAM: glycerophosphoryl diester phosphodiesterase~KEGG: rpb:RPB_2407 glycerophosphoryl diester phosphodiesterase), whose protein sequence is MDDLSWLTARPVAHRGLHDAARGIIENAGAAMDAAIAAGYAIELDLQASADGEAMVFHDFTLDRLTDAQGPLADRPAAELGAIAFRGTGDLILTLPQLLERVAGRVPLVIEIKSTFSGDKSLAARAADLVAAYNGPAALMSFDPQMLEVVRARAPGVVRGIVAEGRYGPEWQHISAARGFVLANLLHWPRSRFQFVNYRVADLDKPAVRLLRALGMPVLTWTVRTPDQRERAARYADQIVFEGFRP, encoded by the coding sequence ATGGACGACCTGAGCTGGCTGACGGCGCGTCCGGTCGCCCATCGCGGACTGCACGACGCGGCCCGCGGCATCATCGAGAATGCCGGTGCGGCGATGGATGCCGCCATCGCCGCCGGCTACGCCATCGAGCTGGACCTACAGGCCAGCGCCGACGGCGAGGCCATGGTGTTCCACGATTTCACCCTCGATCGCCTCACCGACGCCCAAGGCCCGCTGGCCGACCGCCCGGCGGCAGAACTGGGCGCCATCGCCTTCCGTGGCACCGGCGACCTGATCCTCACCCTGCCCCAGTTGCTGGAGCGGGTGGCAGGACGGGTGCCGCTGGTCATCGAGATCAAGAGCACCTTTTCCGGCGACAAGAGCCTCGCCGCCCGCGCGGCAGACCTGGTGGCGGCCTACAACGGCCCGGCGGCGCTGATGTCGTTCGATCCGCAGATGCTGGAGGTGGTGCGCGCCCGCGCCCCCGGCGTCGTGCGGGGCATCGTTGCGGAAGGTCGCTACGGGCCGGAGTGGCAGCACATCAGTGCTGCCCGCGGCTTCGTCCTCGCCAATCTGCTCCACTGGCCACGCTCGCGCTTCCAGTTCGTGAACTATCGCGTGGCCGACCTCGACAAGCCGGCCGTGCGCCTGCTCCGTGCCCTGGGCATGCCGGTGCTGACCTGGACGGTACGCACCCCGGACCAGCGCGAGCGCGCCGCGCGCTACGCCGACCAGATCGTGTTCGAGGGCTTCCGGCCTTAG
- a CDS encoding cytochrome c biogenesis protein transmembrane region (PFAM: cytochrome c biogenesis protein transmembrane region~KEGG: rpb:RPB_3686 cytochrome c biogenesis protein, transmembrane region) has product MADVTLPAAFLAGLVSFVSPCVLPLVPPYLCFLGGSTLDDLAGDEPVKEVGRRAMVGAVLFVAGFSVVFVMLGAGASAIGDLLRAHLDVLSIIAGLAIIVMGLNFLGVFRIHLLHRTARAHVHEPTGIWGAFVMGLAFAFGWTPCLGPVLGAILAVAGSEATVSKGAGLLAIYSLGLGVPFLLAAFAVRPFLKSLVHMRKILPVVEKAMGALLVLTGIAFMSGWIAHASYWLIETFPALSTLG; this is encoded by the coding sequence ATGGCCGACGTGACCCTGCCCGCCGCCTTTCTCGCCGGCCTCGTGAGCTTCGTTTCCCCCTGCGTGCTGCCTTTGGTGCCGCCCTATTTGTGCTTTCTCGGCGGCAGCACGCTGGATGACCTCGCCGGCGACGAGCCGGTGAAGGAGGTGGGGCGCCGGGCCATGGTGGGGGCCGTGCTGTTCGTGGCCGGCTTCAGCGTGGTGTTCGTGATGCTGGGGGCGGGGGCGTCGGCCATCGGCGATCTGCTGCGGGCGCATCTCGACGTGCTCTCCATCATCGCCGGCCTCGCCATCATCGTGATGGGGCTGAACTTCCTCGGCGTGTTCCGCATTCACCTGCTGCATCGTACCGCGCGCGCCCATGTGCACGAGCCCACCGGCATCTGGGGCGCCTTCGTGATGGGACTGGCCTTCGCCTTCGGCTGGACGCCCTGCCTCGGCCCGGTGCTGGGCGCGATTCTCGCGGTGGCGGGGTCGGAGGCGACGGTGTCCAAGGGGGCGGGGCTGCTCGCCATCTATTCGCTGGGGCTCGGGGTGCCGTTCCTGCTGGCGGCGTTTGCGGTGCGGCCGTTCCTGAAAAGCCTCGTCCATATGCGCAAGATCCTGCCGGTGGTGGAGAAGGCCATGGGCGCGCTGCTGGTGCTCACAGGCATCGCCTTCATGTCCGGCTGGATCGCCCATGCGAGCTATTGGCTCATCGAGACCTTCCCGGCGCTCTCGACGCTGGGGTGA
- a CDS encoding beta-lactamase domain protein (PFAM: beta-lactamase domain protein~KEGG: mes:Meso_1362 beta-lactamase-like): MKITWFGHAAFRLDFADKAVLIDPFFTGNPSFNSTVEEAARGVTHILLTHGHSDHVGDTVSLVEDAADASRTLPVVANPEICAYLAAKGAGNAGQMMNTGGSLDCGGFTVTMVRADHSSGGPGSPSEYLGNPTGLIIRAPGEPTVWHMGDTDIYSDMALMCEIHRPKVVFIPIGDRFTMGPAVAALAVKRFLPGVEVVVPCHYGSFPILVQDASFFAQALADHPVKVVVPGPGGSFDANITPA, from the coding sequence ATGAAGATCACCTGGTTCGGCCACGCCGCGTTCCGCCTCGACTTTGCGGACAAGGCGGTGCTCATCGATCCCTTCTTCACCGGCAATCCCAGCTTCAACTCCACGGTGGAGGAGGCCGCCCGAGGGGTGACCCACATCCTGCTCACCCACGGCCATTCCGACCATGTGGGCGACACCGTCTCCCTGGTGGAGGATGCGGCCGATGCCAGCCGGACCCTGCCGGTGGTGGCCAATCCCGAGATCTGCGCCTATCTCGCCGCCAAGGGCGCCGGCAATGCCGGGCAGATGATGAACACCGGAGGTTCGCTGGATTGCGGCGGCTTCACCGTGACCATGGTGCGCGCCGACCATTCCTCGGGTGGGCCGGGCAGCCCCTCCGAATATCTGGGCAACCCCACCGGCCTCATCATCCGGGCGCCGGGCGAGCCCACCGTCTGGCACATGGGCGACACCGACATCTATTCCGACATGGCGTTGATGTGCGAGATCCACCGGCCCAAGGTGGTCTTCATTCCCATCGGCGACCGCTTCACCATGGGCCCTGCCGTGGCGGCGCTGGCGGTGAAGCGCTTCCTGCCGGGCGTGGAAGTGGTGGTGCCGTGCCATTACGGCTCCTTCCCCATCCTGGTGCAGGACGCCTCCTTCTTCGCGCAGGCGCTGGCGGACCACCCGGTGAAGGTGGTGGTGCCCGGCCCCGGCGGGTCGTTCGACGCCAACATCACGCCGGCATAA
- a CDS encoding conserved hypothetical protein (PFAM: conserved hypothetical protein~KEGG: bja:blr7254 hypothetical protein) codes for MSDERTPPRRPQVFRLDEAAITMAPPEPVEPAFPLPVPAPEPRRSWGLSLAGLFWSALGGVLSLMAYVGLSQLITDLFARAEWLGYVGLAFTAALLAAAIAIVAREVAGMARLTKLDTIRASAEKALAEDDRALAETVVRDVLRLSAETPSLARARTDLEGHLTGIIDGADLVRLSERTLLAGLDSRARQMVSDAARNVSVVTAVSPRAAVDLAFVLYSAVTLMRRLAQLYGGRPGTLGTFKLVKHVLGHLAITGGMAAGDTLVQQIVGQGLAARLSARLGEGVVNGLLTARLGLAAIAVTRPLPFTALPAPRLADVAGGLLRKAEEDEAAASRRQ; via the coding sequence ATGAGCGACGAGCGCACGCCCCCCCGCCGGCCGCAGGTCTTCCGGCTCGACGAAGCCGCCATCACCATGGCGCCGCCGGAGCCGGTGGAGCCCGCCTTCCCCCTGCCCGTTCCGGCGCCCGAGCCGCGCCGCAGCTGGGGTCTGTCGCTGGCCGGCCTGTTCTGGTCGGCGCTGGGCGGCGTGCTGAGCCTGATGGCCTATGTGGGCCTCAGCCAGCTCATCACCGACCTGTTCGCCCGCGCCGAATGGCTCGGCTATGTGGGCCTCGCCTTCACCGCCGCTCTGCTGGCCGCCGCCATCGCCATCGTGGCGCGGGAAGTGGCGGGGATGGCCCGGCTGACCAAGCTCGACACCATCCGCGCCAGCGCTGAAAAGGCCCTCGCGGAGGACGACCGCGCCCTCGCCGAAACCGTGGTGCGCGACGTGTTGCGGCTGTCGGCGGAAACACCTTCGCTGGCTCGCGCCCGTACCGATCTGGAGGGGCACCTCACCGGCATCATCGATGGGGCGGACCTGGTGCGCCTGTCCGAGCGCACCTTGCTGGCGGGCCTCGACTCCCGCGCCCGGCAGATGGTGTCGGACGCGGCGCGCAACGTCTCGGTGGTTACCGCCGTTTCCCCGCGGGCGGCGGTGGACCTTGCCTTCGTGCTCTACAGCGCCGTCACCCTCATGCGCCGCCTCGCCCAGCTTTATGGCGGGCGGCCCGGGACGCTGGGCACCTTCAAGCTGGTCAAGCATGTGCTGGGGCATCTTGCCATCACCGGCGGCATGGCGGCCGGCGATACCCTGGTGCAGCAGATCGTGGGCCAGGGGCTCGCAGCGCGGCTGTCCGCCCGCCTCGGCGAAGGGGTGGTGAACGGGCTACTCACGGCGCGGCTGGGGCTTGCCGCCATCGCCGTCACGCGCCCCCTGCCCTTCACCGCCCTGCCCGCGCCGCGCCTCGCGGACGTGGCCGGCGGCCTCCTGCGCAAGGCGGAGGAAGACGAGGCCGCTGCCTCACGCCGGCAATAG
- a CDS encoding VWA containing CoxE family protein (PFAM: VWA containing CoxE family protein~KEGG: bra:BRADO5746 hypothetical protein) — MFIAFFEALKAGGVPVSVREYLTLMEAMDRDVAGRQVDAFYYLARASLVKDERHLDRFDQVFGRCFKGLEGALGEEGHSIPEDWLRKLTEKHLTEEEKAQIEALGGLDKLLETLKKRLEEQKGRHQGGSKWIGTGGTSPFGAYGYNPEGVRIGQDGNRNFRAVKVWDKREFKDLDDTVELGTRNIKVALRRLRKFARIGAAEELDLDGTIRETARQGWLDVRLRPERRNAVKVLLFLDVGGSMDWHVAQVEELFSAARAEFKHLEHFYFHNCVYEGVWKSNARRATERIPLFDVLHTYPHDYKLIFVGDASMSPYEITYANGSVEHNNAEPGKVWLERLTTTYPKAAWLNPVPEPHWGYTESIRLMRHLMEGRMFPLTVEGIDAAMRELT, encoded by the coding sequence ATGTTCATCGCCTTCTTCGAGGCGCTCAAGGCTGGCGGCGTGCCGGTCTCCGTGCGTGAATATCTCACGCTGATGGAGGCCATGGACCGCGACGTGGCCGGCCGGCAGGTGGATGCCTTCTACTATCTCGCCCGCGCCAGCCTGGTGAAGGACGAGCGCCACCTCGACCGCTTCGACCAGGTCTTCGGCCGCTGCTTCAAGGGTCTCGAAGGGGCGCTCGGCGAAGAGGGCCACTCCATCCCCGAGGATTGGCTGAGGAAGCTGACCGAGAAGCACCTCACCGAGGAGGAGAAGGCCCAGATCGAGGCCCTGGGCGGCCTCGACAAGCTGCTGGAGACGTTGAAGAAGCGGCTGGAGGAGCAAAAGGGGCGCCACCAGGGCGGCTCGAAATGGATCGGCACCGGCGGCACGTCACCCTTCGGCGCCTATGGCTACAATCCCGAAGGCGTGCGCATCGGCCAGGACGGCAACCGCAACTTCCGCGCCGTGAAGGTCTGGGACAAGCGCGAGTTCAAGGACCTCGACGATACGGTTGAGCTGGGCACCCGCAACATCAAGGTGGCGCTGCGCCGGCTGCGCAAGTTCGCCCGCATCGGCGCGGCGGAGGAACTGGACCTCGACGGCACCATCCGCGAGACCGCCCGCCAGGGCTGGCTCGATGTGCGGCTGCGGCCGGAGCGGCGCAATGCGGTGAAGGTGCTGCTGTTCCTCGACGTGGGCGGCTCCATGGACTGGCACGTGGCCCAGGTGGAGGAACTGTTTTCCGCCGCCCGCGCCGAGTTCAAGCACCTCGAGCACTTCTACTTTCACAACTGCGTCTATGAGGGCGTGTGGAAATCCAACGCCCGGCGCGCCACCGAGCGCATCCCCCTGTTCGACGTGCTGCACACCTACCCGCACGACTACAAGCTGATCTTCGTGGGCGATGCGTCCATGAGTCCGTATGAAATTACCTATGCCAATGGCTCGGTGGAGCACAACAATGCCGAGCCGGGCAAGGTCTGGCTGGAGCGCCTCACCACCACCTATCCCAAGGCGGCTTGGCTCAATCCGGTGCCCGAGCCCCATTGGGGCTATACGGAATCCATCCGTCTCATGCGCCACCTCATGGAGGGGCGGATGTTCCCGCTCACCGTCGAGGGCATCGATGCGGCCATGCGGGAGCTGACGTGA
- a CDS encoding pantetheine-phosphate adenylyltransferase (TIGRFAM: pantetheine-phosphate adenylyltransferase; cytidyltransferase-related domain~PFAM: cytidylyltransferase~KEGG: bja:bll4693 phosphopantetheine adenylyltransferase) produces MSAHTPRTAIYGGSFDPLTNGHLDVVRSACRLADRLVLAVGIHPGKAPLFSAQERLEMLREVCEPVAAQENATLETITFDGLITSTAQGLGATLLIRGLRDGTDLDYEMQMAGMNGVLAPAIQTVFLPASPRVRPITATLVRQIAAMGGDVSAFVPAEVLARLKDKFPR; encoded by the coding sequence ATGAGCGCCCATACGCCCCGCACCGCCATCTATGGCGGCTCGTTCGATCCGTTGACCAACGGCCACCTGGACGTGGTGCGCTCCGCCTGCCGCCTCGCCGACCGGCTGGTGCTGGCGGTGGGCATCCATCCCGGCAAGGCGCCGCTGTTCTCGGCGCAGGAGCGGCTGGAGATGCTGCGCGAGGTCTGCGAGCCGGTGGCGGCGCAGGAGAATGCGACGCTGGAGACCATCACCTTCGACGGTCTCATCACCTCCACTGCCCAGGGGCTCGGCGCGACGCTGCTCATCCGCGGCCTGCGCGACGGCACCGACCTTGATTATGAGATGCAGATGGCGGGCATGAACGGGGTGCTCGCCCCCGCCATCCAGACCGTGTTCCTGCCCGCCTCGCCGCGGGTGCGCCCCATCACCGCCACGCTCGTGCGGCAGATCGCGGCCATGGGCGGGGACGTTTCCGCCTTCGTGCCGGCCGAAGTGCTGGCGCGCCTCAAGGACAAGTTCCCGCGCTAG